From the Deltaproteobacteria bacterium genome, the window GAATTAACGGCGAAGGAGTTTGATCTTCTCTGTTTCCTGGTGGAAAACGCCGGGCGGGTCCTGAGACGTGACACGATCCGGAAATCGCTCTGGAAAAGCTCCAACATTTATTCCTGGTCACGGGTGATCGATGTCCATATTCAGCACTTGAGAACCAAGATTGAAAAAAATCCTTCTTCCCCTGAATATATACAGACTGTTTCGGGCGTGGGGTATAAGTTTGTCACGGTGGACTGATAAAGGGCGATATTCCCAGGTTACGGCTTGGTGTTTGTTTTGTTCTCATAGTCTGTTGATCACATTTTTACTCCGAGCCTTCGGGTCTAAGTCCGTAGCGGATAGGATCTTCGGCCGACAGGGTAAGGCGGGAAACGGCCTTACCTCCCGTGTTTGGAAAGGAGTTGGAAATGGGGATCTCCTCCCGAAGACCGCATGTCTTTACACGATTTGTTTCCTGTTTGACCGATAATTATGGCCGCCAAATCAACTATCTACGGCTGGCGGTGACCGATCGTTGTAACCTCCGATGCCGCTACTGCATGCCGGATGAGGGAATCCCTTTTATTCCCCACGACCAAATCCTCCGGTTTGAAGAGATGGAGCGCCTGGTCCGCATCTTTGCCTCGATGGGGGTCCGCAAGGTCCGTCTGACTGGCGGAGAACCTTTTGTCCGTAAGGGAGTTGTCCCCTTCATCGAGCGTCTCGGAAAAGTCCCCGGCATCGAAGAGATCCATGTCACGACAAACGGTGTCGCAGCCTCAGACCATCTTGCGAAACTGAAAGCGGTGGGCCTTTCCGGGATTAACCTGAGTCTGGATACCCTCGACCGCAAACGATACCATCGGATTTGCCGCCGGGATCTTTTCGCTTCCGTTCTGGAAACCCTTGAAGAGGCACTGAAGGTCGGGCTCTCCCTGAAAATTAACACGGTGATGCTCGATGCATCCGGTGAAGAAGACCTGCTTGCCCTGGCGGAGCTTGCTCGAACCCGCCCGGTCTCTATCCGGTTCATCGAAAGGATGCCCTTTTCCGGACAGGGGAGGGGATGTCCGCCGGTCTGGTCGGCGGGAAGGATGGTCCGCCTGTTACAGCAGAAATATTCCGGACTTTCTCTCCGCCTGACCCCGAGGTCCTCTACGTCCCTGCTCTACCGTCTGCCTGGATTTCTCGGCACCGTCGGGGTAATCGGAAGTTATTCCCGAAGTTTCTGCGCCCACTGTAACAAGGTCAGGATCACCCCCCGGGGGATCTTGAAAAACTGTCTCTACGACGATGGCACTCTGGACGTCCGGGCACTTCTCCGTACCGGGGTTGACGACCGGGAACTGGTCCGGACACTCCGAGCAGCAATCGAGAGGAAGCCCGAACACGGCCATGCCGTTGAAGGTTCTCTTGAAGAATGTACGGCCTCCATGGCCACAATCGGCGGATAACCGGGAGGAGGGATGTAAGATGCATGGATTCATCGTTCCGACCTGGTGCGTGGCGTTGATTTTTTCCGGTGTTGCTTTTTTTTATTCCTCCGTAGGGTTGGGGGGCGGTTCTTCCTACACCGCCTTGATGGCCGTTTTCGGTGCTGGTGTGGAGGTGATTCCGATCCTGTCGTTGACGTTGAATGTTCTCGTCTCTTCTATCGGGAGTCTTCTGTTTTTGCGTTACCGCCACCTGCGACTGCGGCTCCTGGTCCCTTTTCTGGTCTCGTCGATTCCTATGGCATACTTCGGGGGGAAGGTGTTCCTTCCAAGGCGATGGTTCTACGGGCTTTTGCTCGTTTCGCTCCTCTTCGCTGCCGTCCGGATCTACTTCTTCCCAGGGGAAATGGACCGGGTGTTCTGGGAACCTCGGCGGAGAATTTTGATCTCGCTGGTCTCGGGCGGGATTCTGGGTTTTCTTGCCGGGGCGGTGGGGATAGGTGGCGGAATCTATCTGGTTCCCCTGATTCTGCTGGTCGGTCTCGGAACGACCAAAGAGGCGGCGGCATGCGGGGCCGTTTTTGTCTGGGTGAATTCCATCTCCGGCCTTCTGGCCCGCTTTCGGTTTCATCCGATCGACATGACACACTATCTTCCCGTCATTTTTGCGGTCCTGGTGGGCGGGAGCGCCGGGGCCTTTTTCGGGGCGGGAAGATTCTCTCCCCGAAAGATGCAGCGGATTCTGGGCATGATCCTGATTGTCGCCGTTCTCCTGCTGGCCCGGAAAATCTTTCTCCTCTCATCGTGAAGAGGGGGACCCTGCAATTTGATGAAAGACCATGAACATGAAGGAGAAAAAAATGATTTCCGTCCATGAAGCCTTCACCATCCTGCAACGCCATCTTCCGCCGCAACGAGTGGGGAGGGTCTCCCTCGGCGAGGCCCATGGGAGGGTCCTGGCCCGAGAGATCCGGGCGGAGGAGCCGATTCCCCGTTATACCAATTCCGCCATGGACGGCTTTGCCGTACGCTGGGCGGATGTGAAAAATGCCGGGAGGAAAACACCGGTTCTGCTGACCCTCGTAGGGGAGAGCCGGGCAGGGGTCCCCTTTTCCGGGACTTTCCAAGGAGGAGAGGCCGTCCGGATCAGTACCGGCGCCATGCTCCCCCCCGGTGCCGACACGGTGATCCGGATGGAAGAGGCGAGAGAAACGGACGGTGTTATTTCCATTCTTTCCGCCCCACAAGCAGGGCAGGATGTGCGCCGGGAAGGGGAGGAATTCCACAAGGGGGACTGTCTGCTCCCCCGTGGGGTCCGCCTCGATGCCCGGCGGATTGCTCTGCCGGCCTCCGCCGGGATCAAGGATCTTCACGTTTATCTTCCCCCGGCGGTGACGATCCTTGTGACCGGGTCGGAACTCGCCGAAAAGGGGGTGTCCGGAATTCAGGACTGGCAGATTCACGATTCCAATTCCCTCATGCTTGCCTGTTCCGTCAAAGAGGCGGGGGGAGAGGTGGCCAGGTGCCGACGGGTGGAAGATCAGCTCGATCAGACCATCGAAGCGATCAAGGCGGCGGCCCGTGAGGGGGCAGACCTCATTCTGACCTCGGGTGGGGTCTCCGTCGGAGAACATGACCATGTTCGCCAGGCCGCCGAAGCCGCCGGATTTGAGCAGCTCTTCTGGCGGATCCGCCAGAAGCCGGGGAAACCTCTCTACGCCGCCCGTAAAGACCAAACCCTCCTTATGGGGCTGCCGGGAAATCCCGTTTCCGCCTTCATTTGTTTTTCCTATTATATCCGCCCCATCATAGCGCATCTATCGGGAATGCCGATGGCCTGGCCCCGCATCGTCGGCAGAACAGATGAGGAGGTCCGCAATCAGGGAGGGCGAACGCAATTTGTCCGGGTTTCTCTGGACCGGAAATCGGAGAAGGATTTTCTGATCCGGAAACTGGAGAAACAGGGGTCCCACATGATCGGCTCAATCGCTCGGGCCGATGGCTACATCCTGCTTCAGCCGGGAGAAGTTCATGCCAAGGGGAGCCCCGCCGATGTAGTCCTTTTCGAACAACCATCGTACCAGACGAATCCGGCATTTTGAGAGGGGAAGAAATGGCATCGATTCAGGCGGTTTGTACCAGCTCCAAGAAGGGGGTCGTGAAAAAGGAACGGGAGCGTGTTGTCCTGAAAGAGAATTGGGGCATCGACGGGGATGCCCATGCCGGGAAATGGCATCGTCAGGTTTCCATGCTCGCCGGCGAGAGTATCGAAAAGGTCCGGAAGATTCTTCCTTCACTAAAAAACGGCGCCTTTGCCGAAAATATTATTACCGAGGGAATCGACCTCAACACCTTCAAGAAAGGGGATCGACTCCATCTCGGGGAAAAAGTTGTTCTCGAGGTCACTCAGATCGGCAAGCAATGCCATAACGACGGATGTGCCATCAAAAAAGCAACCGGTGATTGCATTATGCCGAAGGAAGGAATTTTCACAAAGGTCCTTCACGGTGGCACACTCCGCAAAGGAGATCCCGTAACGCGATTGCTGACGGTATCGGACTCGAATTCCTGAAAATCATGAAGAGGGCGAAAGAAGAAGCCGCAGCGACCCCCGATATTTTTTCAAAATAATAAAGTTAACATAATATATCTTATCGGAAGTTGATTGCGGCCACATATAGAGCCGTTCCGCCGATACATTAGAAAGAACATTAACTATCCTAAGACTGTTTTTATGTTTTACCAAGGAGCGTTACAATGGATATTTAAGGTGGATTCGAGGTTATCTTGTTTGGAAGTTTTCGGCCTTCTCCAACTTGGATTTCGCCTCAGAGAGGAACCGGTTCAGGGCTCCCTGCGGTTTTCGGAAGCTTCCCGTATCAATCCATTCAATACGCTTCTCCGTCTGGAACCAGGTCATCTGACGCTTCGCAAAATGGCGGGTTTCTTTCTTGAGAAGATCCACGGCATTCCTGAGTTTCTCCTTCCCGATCACTACGGGGATCATTTCCTTATAACCGAGCCCCTGCATGGAGCCGGCATTCTTATCGACCCCCATGGCGAGAAGACCTCTCACCTCGTCCAGCAAGCCCTGCCGGATCATCTTGTCGATCCGTTTTTCGATAACGGGATAGAGTTTGTTGCGGCTCATGGTTAATCCGAAGAAGATAAACCGGTACTGCGATTCCAGGTTCGCTTTCTGTTCTTCCTGCAACTCCGAGATCGGTCTGCCCGTGATCCGGTAGACCTCCAGCGCCCGTATCAGGCGCCTTTCATCATTGGGATGAATCCTGCATGCTGATTTTGGATCAACCGTTTTCAGTTGATTATAGAGTGCGTTACGACCTTTTTTAGCAGCAAGTACTTTAAGGGAATTTCTGATCTCCGGATCGGCTTCCGGACCATTGAAAAGCCCGTTCGTAAGTACCCGGATGTAGAGACCGGTCCCGCCGACAACCAGCGGGACCCGCCCGGCCGCATGCATCCGGTCGATAATTTCACCGGCCTTCCTGCGGTACTTTCCGACGCTGTAGGATTCGGACGGGTGAACGAAATCCACGAGGTGATGTTGTATCCGGTCCCGTTCCTGCTTTGTCGGTTTTCCCGTTCCGATATCCATGTAGCGGTAAATCTGCATCGAATCGGCACCGATGATCTCGGTGCCCAGGTTGTCCGCAAGTTCAATGGCAAAACGAGTTTTACCGACGGCTGTGGGACCGACGAGAAAGAGGATCGGTTTTCGGTGATCGGTCATGCGAAATGCTCCAGCCCTTCGACAGGTGAACGAAGGTTTTTCCTTCGCTCAGAAATTATCGTCCCGGTTTACCCGGGGCGATTCAGAAACAACCGCCAATGTTTGTCAGGTTCGTTTGAACCGCCGCAGGATTTCCGGCAGGTCGATCCGGATCATCGTCGGCCGTCCATGTTCACAGGTATGGGGGGATTCGGTCCGGCTCAAATCCTTCAGGAGTGACTCCATCTCTTCCATTTGCAACGGTTGGTGTGCCTTGATCGCTCCCCGACAGGAGAAGAGATGAATCACTTTTCCGATTTGCCGTTCCAGCTCCTCAGCCTTCCCGAGGGTGCCGATCTCCTCGATGATCGCCCGAACCAGTTCCGCAATATCGGTTTCGGACACCCAGACGGGCACACCCTTGATGGCGAACGTCCCGTGGCCCAAATCGTCGATCTCAAGACCTAACCGGCCGAGGAGGCCGGTATATTCCTGCAGAAGAAGCTCTTCCCGCTGCGAAAGAGAGAGGTTTACGGGGATTAGAAGCCGCTGAACCGGGATCTTTTGCCGCTCATATTGTTTCATGAATTTCTCATAGAGGATCCTTTCATGGGCGGCATGCTGGTCCACGAGGAGGAGTCCTTCCCGATCCTGAGTAATGATAAAACTATTGTCGATCTGTCCCATCGGCACCAGCCGTTCCGAGAAAAGAGATTGCACGGCGGGCGTCGAAGACGTACAGGTCGGCCGGGCCGCCGGATGCAATGACGCGAAGTTTGTCCCGGATACCCGGTTCCGTCGAGACTCTCCGGTCTGCGCGGCCTGCACGTGTAAGGGGGGATGTCCCGCTTGCTTGAAATAAGAGGCCACGGCCTCCCGGACACGCTCTTCCCGTCCCGAAGGACCCGGATCGTCCGGTTGCGCCCCGCCGGGTTGACGGCCGAAGTCCTGAACGGTTTTTCGGACGGCCTCCCGGACGAAGTTGTGGATCCGCCGGATATCGGCAAACCGGACCTCCCGCTTGGTGGGATGGACATTCACGTCGACGAAGGACGGATTGATCTCAAGAAAGAGATAGACCACGGGATGACGCCCCTTCATGAGCAGGGTCTCGTAGGCCTCGTAAACGGCATGGCGAAGGGTCGGGTCGGAGACGGGCCGCCGGTTGACGAAGAAATTCAGCGCTCGGCCGTTCGGCCGGGAATAGCCCGGAATGGAAACGAACCCGAAGAGATGCATTCCTTCGACTCCCTCCTCGACCTCTGTGAGGTTGGCCTTTAAATCCCTGCCGAACAGATGCCCTGCCCGTTCCAGAATTGAATCGACATCAGGCGCCTGGATGAGGGTCCGTCCGTTGTGGCGCAGGGTGAAATAGACGTCGGGATGGGCGAGTGCAGTCTCCGAAACGGTCCCGGTGATATGGGAAAGTTCTGTGGAGTTCGATTTAAGGAATTTTTTGCGGGCCGGTATATTCAGAAAAAGATCTTGAACTTCGATGGTCGTCCCCTTCCCTCTTCCCGCTGCACGAATTTCTTTCACGGTGCCGTCCTTCAGATAGATTTCAGTTCCTTCCGGCCGGCTGCCGTCGGATGTCGTGAGATGGATATCCGAAACGGAGGCGATGCTCGGCAGCGCCTCCCCCCGGAACCCGAGAGAGGCGATCCGTTCCAGGTCCGCGAATTTCCGGATTTTGCTGGTCGCATGTCGCTCGAAGGCAAGGAGCGCATCCTCCCGGTTCATTCCGCAACCATTATCCCGGACGCGGATCAGTTTCTTTCCTCCTTCAGTGATATCGATCCGGATGTCCGATGCGCCTGCATCGAGGGCGTTCTCCAGCAGTTCCTTGACCACGGAGGCGGGGCGTTCCACGACCTCGCCGGCGGCGATCTTGTTGATGAGATCACTGGGAAGGAGTTCTATCTTGTGCGCCCCATTTGCGTAAGGTGCCTGCTCATGATCCCTCCCCATTTGCGTAAGGCGTCCGCTCACGATTCTTCCCTTTGAGAAAGAGGGGTCGGGGGAGGTTGCTCGTTCGTGGATGCGGTACCGCCGGGTGGCCGGGCCGTCTTGTCGGCAAGTTGCATCAAGGTCACCCCCCCCAGGTGTTCGTGCAGTATCTTACGGCTTTCCCGAAAGAGGTCCTGCAAGTATTGCTGGTCCGGGTCTTTCGGATAAGGAGCGGCCAGGAGCAGTTTGCCCCGGGCGGCTTCAACCACTTGGGATACCGTGATCCGTGCCGGATCTTGGGCCGGGACAAAGGCGTCCCGCATTCCCTCGATGCGTCGAGCCAACCCTTGCCTGACAAGAGAGGTCAGAATCTTTTCCATCATGTCATAGGTAATTCCCAGGGTTTGTGAAATCGCCAGCGTCCGGGGCGGCTCCTCCCCTGCGAGGAAGCGCCGGACGATTTCGATCATGGCACGCAGCGCCAGATATCCCCGGAAATTCTCGGGTCGGAAGGTTCCGGTGGCTCCGGTCCGATAGATTTCCGGATATTGTAGAACATAAGAAAACTCCGCCCCGAGAAGGACGATAATCCAGATCAGAAAGAGGTAGAAGAGAAAGGCGGGGATCGCGGCCAGGGCACCGTAGATCTTGCTGTAAGCGGAAAAGTGTGTGACGTAGAGAGCGAAGCCCCACTTGAGGACCATAAACAAGAAGGCACCAATGGCGGCACCGCCCAAGGCTGAACGCGTTCCGACCCGCGTATAGGGAAGGAGTTTATAGAGCATGAAAAAGGCCAGGAGGATCATGAGAAAGGGGATCAGATAGACGAGGGAAGCCTTGATCAGGGGGGAGGTCAAAAAGGTCCCCAGTACCGGCAGGGATTTCAGCTTGGCCGTCATGAAAAGAGAAAGACCGATCAGAATCGGCGCCAGGGTCAGGGACATCCAGAAGGAATTGATTTTGTCCCAGAGGCTTCTCTTTTCCGTGACATGCCAGATCGCATTGAAAGATTTCTCCATGGTGTTGATCATGGAATAGGCCGCGACAAAAAGGACCAATGTCCCGAGCGTACTCAGCGCTGCGGTATTGGAGGAGAATTTATCAATGTTGTCCTGGATCGTCCGAAAGAGTTGTGCATTGGGAAAGAGATAGCGGCTGAGAAAATTTTTCACTTCCTCCCGGGAGAGTTTCATCCGGCTGAACCATGAAAAGGAAACCGCCATCAGGGGGACGATGGAGAGAATCGTGGTATAGGTCAGCGAGGAGGCCCGCAAAAGACACCGGTCCTGGATAAATTCCAGTCCCACATGGTAGCAGAGCCGGAGTCGGCTCAGGAGCCAGGCGGAAAATCTGGAATAATCATCGATATCCAGGGTCAGGAGCCGGGCGAAAAAATTCTGTCTCCCCATCGTCTTTTTCTGATTCATTTTTATGCTCCACTCAGGGAAAGGTTGCCGATGAGGAGAGTAGGGGAACCGATCGAACCGTAGAAACGAATATCGCTTCCGATCCCTTCAATTTTTTTCAACAGGTCGATCAGATTCCCGGCCATGGCACCGCCGCGTACCGGATGGGTCACCCTTCCCTTCTCCACCCAAAGGCCCGAGACTCCAACGGAGAAATCACCTGAAACCGGATTGGCCGTATGCATTCCCATGACTTCGGTCACAAGGAGCCCACGATCCATCTTCCGGAGCAGTTCCTCTTCGGTCAGATCCCCGGCTTCGATGTAAAGGTTCGTGGTCCCCACATGGGGCATTCCGGCGTAGCCGTTTCGCATGCCGTTGCCCGTAGAAGACTCTCCCGCCCGGTCGGCGGTATAACAGTTATGCAGATATCCTTGCAGAACACCGTTGCGGATCAGGTGTTTACACTGCATCGGCACGCCTTCGTCATCAAAAGGCGCCGTGCCGGCGCCGCCCGGCAGGAGGCCGTTGTCAACCAACTGGAAGGTGGAGGCAGCGACCTTCTCCCCTACTCGGTCTTTGAACAGTGATTTTTCTTTCTGAACGGCATTCGCGGAAAAAGGTGCCGCCAGAACTTCGAGAAACCCGACGGCCGTAAGAGGCGTCAGTAAGACTTTCACATTGCAGGTCGGGACCGCCTTCGCGCCTAAAAGCTGCAGGGCATTATCCGCCCCTCTTCTTCCAATCTTCCGTACGTCC encodes:
- a CDS encoding TldD/PmbA family protein, producing MNFSETAGEILSRTLHRGIENAEVYLLSSRATTIEVKDQKVDAFISANIRGAGLRVIEEGRAGFAFAALSDGSEIDALVQHAVTAAKFTEPDSHNCLPGPTEIPDVDLQLFDSGIAAVPEEEKIARAMTLEQTARERDSRIKVVRKAATHDSEYHVHLLNSRGVDLSFSGTSCSASIMVMADDGTHQEMGWDSDFHRTFSGLDVRKIGRRGADNALQLLGAKAVPTCNVKVLLTPLTAVGFLEVLAAPFSANAVQKEKSLFKDRVGEKVAASTFQLVDNGLLPGGAGTAPFDDEGVPMQCKHLIRNGVLQGYLHNCYTADRAGESSTGNGMRNGYAGMPHVGTTNLYIEAGDLTEEELLRKMDRGLLVTEVMGMHTANPVSGDFSVGVSGLWVEKGRVTHPVRGGAMAGNLIDLLKKIEGIGSDIRFYGSIGSPTLLIGNLSLSGA
- a CDS encoding YihY family inner membrane protein; the protein is MNQKKTMGRQNFFARLLTLDIDDYSRFSAWLLSRLRLCYHVGLEFIQDRCLLRASSLTYTTILSIVPLMAVSFSWFSRMKLSREEVKNFLSRYLFPNAQLFRTIQDNIDKFSSNTAALSTLGTLVLFVAAYSMINTMEKSFNAIWHVTEKRSLWDKINSFWMSLTLAPILIGLSLFMTAKLKSLPVLGTFLTSPLIKASLVYLIPFLMILLAFFMLYKLLPYTRVGTRSALGGAAIGAFLFMVLKWGFALYVTHFSAYSKIYGALAAIPAFLFYLFLIWIIVLLGAEFSYVLQYPEIYRTGATGTFRPENFRGYLALRAMIEIVRRFLAGEEPPRTLAISQTLGITYDMMEKILTSLVRQGLARRIEGMRDAFVPAQDPARITVSQVVEAARGKLLLAAPYPKDPDQQYLQDLFRESRKILHEHLGGVTLMQLADKTARPPGGTASTNEQPPPTPLSQREES
- a CDS encoding MOSC domain-containing protein; amino-acid sequence: MASIQAVCTSSKKGVVKKERERVVLKENWGIDGDAHAGKWHRQVSMLAGESIEKVRKILPSLKNGAFAENIITEGIDLNTFKKGDRLHLGEKVVLEVTQIGKQCHNDGCAIKKATGDCIMPKEGIFTKVLHGGTLRKGDPVTRLLTVSDSNS
- the moaA gene encoding GTP 3',8-cyclase MoaA; protein product: MGISSRRPHVFTRFVSCLTDNYGRQINYLRLAVTDRCNLRCRYCMPDEGIPFIPHDQILRFEEMERLVRIFASMGVRKVRLTGGEPFVRKGVVPFIERLGKVPGIEEIHVTTNGVAASDHLAKLKAVGLSGINLSLDTLDRKRYHRICRRDLFASVLETLEEALKVGLSLKINTVMLDASGEEDLLALAELARTRPVSIRFIERMPFSGQGRGCPPVWSAGRMVRLLQQKYSGLSLRLTPRSSTSLLYRLPGFLGTVGVIGSYSRSFCAHCNKVRITPRGILKNCLYDDGTLDVRALLRTGVDDRELVRTLRAAIERKPEHGHAVEGSLEECTASMATIGG
- the mutL gene encoding DNA mismatch repair endonuclease MutL: MSGRLTQMGRDHEQAPYANGAHKIELLPSDLINKIAAGEVVERPASVVKELLENALDAGASDIRIDITEGGKKLIRVRDNGCGMNREDALLAFERHATSKIRKFADLERIASLGFRGEALPSIASVSDIHLTTSDGSRPEGTEIYLKDGTVKEIRAAGRGKGTTIEVQDLFLNIPARKKFLKSNSTELSHITGTVSETALAHPDVYFTLRHNGRTLIQAPDVDSILERAGHLFGRDLKANLTEVEEGVEGMHLFGFVSIPGYSRPNGRALNFFVNRRPVSDPTLRHAVYEAYETLLMKGRHPVVYLFLEINPSFVDVNVHPTKREVRFADIRRIHNFVREAVRKTVQDFGRQPGGAQPDDPGPSGREERVREAVASYFKQAGHPPLHVQAAQTGESRRNRVSGTNFASLHPAARPTCTSSTPAVQSLFSERLVPMGQIDNSFIITQDREGLLLVDQHAAHERILYEKFMKQYERQKIPVQRLLIPVNLSLSQREELLLQEYTGLLGRLGLEIDDLGHGTFAIKGVPVWVSETDIAELVRAIIEEIGTLGKAEELERQIGKVIHLFSCRGAIKAHQPLQMEEMESLLKDLSRTESPHTCEHGRPTMIRIDLPEILRRFKRT
- a CDS encoding molybdopterin molybdotransferase MoeA is translated as MISVHEAFTILQRHLPPQRVGRVSLGEAHGRVLAREIRAEEPIPRYTNSAMDGFAVRWADVKNAGRKTPVLLTLVGESRAGVPFSGTFQGGEAVRISTGAMLPPGADTVIRMEEARETDGVISILSAPQAGQDVRREGEEFHKGDCLLPRGVRLDARRIALPASAGIKDLHVYLPPAVTILVTGSELAEKGVSGIQDWQIHDSNSLMLACSVKEAGGEVARCRRVEDQLDQTIEAIKAAAREGADLILTSGGVSVGEHDHVRQAAEAAGFEQLFWRIRQKPGKPLYAARKDQTLLMGLPGNPVSAFICFSYYIRPIIAHLSGMPMAWPRIVGRTDEEVRNQGGRTQFVRVSLDRKSEKDFLIRKLEKQGSHMIGSIARADGYILLQPGEVHAKGSPADVVLFEQPSYQTNPAF
- a CDS encoding sulfite exporter TauE/SafE family protein → MHGFIVPTWCVALIFSGVAFFYSSVGLGGGSSYTALMAVFGAGVEVIPILSLTLNVLVSSIGSLLFLRYRHLRLRLLVPFLVSSIPMAYFGGKVFLPRRWFYGLLLVSLLFAAVRIYFFPGEMDRVFWEPRRRILISLVSGGILGFLAGAVGIGGGIYLVPLILLVGLGTTKEAAACGAVFVWVNSISGLLARFRFHPIDMTHYLPVIFAVLVGGSAGAFFGAGRFSPRKMQRILGMILIVAVLLLARKIFLLSS
- the miaA gene encoding tRNA (adenosine(37)-N6)-dimethylallyltransferase MiaA, with the translated sequence MTDHRKPILFLVGPTAVGKTRFAIELADNLGTEIIGADSMQIYRYMDIGTGKPTKQERDRIQHHLVDFVHPSESYSVGKYRRKAGEIIDRMHAAGRVPLVVGGTGLYIRVLTNGLFNGPEADPEIRNSLKVLAAKKGRNALYNQLKTVDPKSACRIHPNDERRLIRALEVYRITGRPISELQEEQKANLESQYRFIFFGLTMSRNKLYPVIEKRIDKMIRQGLLDEVRGLLAMGVDKNAGSMQGLGYKEMIPVVIGKEKLRNAVDLLKKETRHFAKRQMTWFQTEKRIEWIDTGSFRKPQGALNRFLSEAKSKLEKAENFQTR